The following proteins are encoded in a genomic region of Acidobacteriota bacterium:
- a CDS encoding metal-dependent transcriptional regulator — protein sequence MHHWLSQEITEVLEAAWTCAEQGTVTQERIAAEAKTIVTETLLDECERGGYLVRRNDEIRLTTLGRQTAEEIIRRHRLAERLVVDVLGMTLEESEADACEFEHLLARGVTDAICTLLGHPRFCPHQHQIPPGACCRQAQQQVPAVVSSVDRLDIGEQARVAYLSAPQFARLQKLSALGLAPGATVKLLQRYPSYVVQCDETQIALEEEIARDIYVWRAADKR from the coding sequence ATGCATCATTGGCTTTCACAAGAAATCACTGAAGTGCTCGAAGCCGCCTGGACGTGTGCCGAGCAAGGCACGGTTACGCAGGAACGCATTGCGGCTGAAGCAAAGACCATTGTGACCGAAACGCTGTTGGACGAATGTGAACGCGGCGGTTATCTCGTGCGCCGCAACGACGAAATTCGTCTGACCACGTTGGGCCGTCAGACCGCTGAAGAGATTATCCGGCGGCATCGGTTGGCCGAACGCCTGGTCGTGGATGTACTCGGCATGACGTTGGAAGAGAGCGAAGCCGACGCCTGCGAATTCGAGCATCTGCTGGCGCGCGGCGTGACCGATGCCATCTGCACGCTGCTCGGTCATCCGCGTTTTTGCCCGCATCAACATCAAATCCCGCCCGGCGCGTGTTGCCGCCAAGCGCAACAACAAGTCCCTGCCGTGGTGAGTTCCGTTGACCGTTTGGACATCGGCGAACAGGCGCGCGTCGCCTATCTCAGCGCCCCGCAATTTGCCCGCTTGCAAAAACTTTCCGCGCTCGGTTTGGCCCCCGGTGCGACGGTCAAATTGTTGCAGCGGTATCCGAGTTACGTCGTGCAATGCGACGAAACCCAAATCGCGTTGGAAGAAGAGATCGCGCGCGACATTTATGTGTGGCGCGCGGCTGATAAGCGTTAA
- a CDS encoding ABC transporter permease, producing the protein MPDWKPLVRQRLALLRLSPEREIEIVEELVLHLEAAYEDALAAGWSAAAAEARAVHGYDWRLLECELSRLERPWHPPAQTVEWLERRGGMRMESLWQDLRFGARMLLKQPGFTLIAIVTLALGIGANAAIFSVVNTVLLRPLPFKEPERLVLLRETKLPQFPEFAVSPANFLDWQKQNTSFERLVGMRPVNLNLTGTGDPERLRGLSVTEGMVALLGIQPQLGRGFLPEEHQPGKSNVVLLSHALWQRRFGGDPKIVNQTISLDGQSYTVTGVMPATFHFWERDTELWTPISFTTQQAQNRGGHNLSRVVGQLKPGVTFEQARTEMVTIAGRLAAQYPEVSTGSNVMLMPLLDFTVRRIKPALLVLLAAVAFVLLIACANVANLLLARAAGRQKELAIRTAMGAGRGRVVRQLLTESMLLSLAGGVAGLLLATWGTRLLLALAPPNLPRLSDVSLDGRVLAFTALVTLLTGVIFGLIPAWQATRPNLNETLKDAGRGSTEGGRQFVRNGLVVLEVAAALVLLVGAGLMIKSFWRLQQVDPGFNPDKAMIATVSLPKRKYPEEPQQVAFFQQLLEKVSTLPGVQSAGAITVMPLSDDDFVLGFDIGGRPPLPPGAGQSTNYYSVSADYFKTMGIPLRRGRLFTERDTKDAPHVALINETMAQRIFPNEDPLGKRINFKGGDKPDWYEIVGIVGDVKHYGLAQQTTLQTYEPYTQQTFSTMTLVARTTGDPLALSAAIRNAVLSLDKEQPVSSLRTLDQLVSTSIEQQQFSMLLLGVFAAVAMLLAAVGIYGVLSYAVTQRTHEIGIRMALGAGQREVLRLVVGQGMRLTLLGVATGLVAAFALTRLMAALLFSVSATDPLTFAAIAVLLLLVAFVACWIPARRATQVDPLIALRAE; encoded by the coding sequence ATGCCTGATTGGAAGCCTCTCGTGCGGCAGCGACTGGCGCTCTTACGCTTGTCGCCCGAACGCGAAATCGAAATCGTCGAAGAGTTAGTGCTGCACCTGGAAGCCGCTTATGAGGATGCACTGGCCGCAGGTTGGTCAGCCGCCGCTGCCGAAGCGCGTGCCGTGCATGGCTATGACTGGCGGTTGCTGGAATGCGAATTGAGCCGCCTCGAACGGCCCTGGCATCCACCCGCCCAGACAGTTGAATGGCTCGAACGAAGAGGAGGAATGCGAATGGAAAGTTTGTGGCAAGACTTGCGCTTTGGCGCGCGAATGTTGCTGAAACAGCCCGGCTTCACGCTGATTGCCATTGTCACGTTGGCGCTGGGCATTGGGGCCAATGCGGCAATTTTCAGCGTGGTCAATACGGTGCTGCTGCGCCCGCTGCCGTTCAAGGAACCGGAGCGGCTGGTGCTGCTGCGCGAAACCAAGCTGCCGCAATTCCCGGAATTTGCGGTTTCACCAGCTAACTTTCTGGACTGGCAGAAACAGAACACCTCCTTCGAGCGGCTCGTTGGGATGCGCCCCGTGAACCTGAATCTTACTGGTACGGGCGACCCGGAGCGCTTGCGTGGGCTGAGCGTCACTGAGGGGATGGTGGCGCTGCTGGGTATTCAACCGCAGCTTGGCCGGGGTTTTCTGCCCGAAGAGCATCAGCCGGGCAAAAGCAACGTGGTGCTCCTAAGTCACGCGTTGTGGCAACGGCGCTTTGGCGGTGATCCCAAAATCGTCAACCAAACTATCTCGCTCGACGGCCAGAGTTACACCGTAACGGGCGTGATGCCTGCGACCTTTCACTTTTGGGAGCGCGACACGGAGCTTTGGACGCCGATTTCTTTCACCACGCAACAAGCCCAAAACCGGGGCGGACATAATCTGAGCCGCGTCGTTGGCCAACTCAAACCCGGCGTTACGTTCGAGCAAGCGCGCACCGAGATGGTCACGATTGCCGGGCGCTTGGCCGCGCAATATCCGGAGGTCAGCACGGGCTCGAATGTGATGCTGATGCCGCTGCTGGATTTCACTGTCCGGCGCATCAAGCCCGCCTTGCTCGTCTTGCTCGCCGCAGTCGCTTTTGTCTTGCTGATTGCCTGTGCCAATGTTGCAAACCTATTGCTCGCGCGGGCAGCCGGACGACAAAAAGAGTTGGCCATCCGCACGGCAATGGGCGCAGGGCGTGGGCGTGTCGTGCGTCAATTGTTGACCGAAAGCATGTTGCTGTCGCTGGCCGGCGGGGTAGCCGGGTTGTTGCTGGCCACGTGGGGCACGCGTTTGTTGTTGGCGCTGGCGCCGCCAAATCTGCCACGCCTGAGCGATGTTTCGCTCGACGGGCGCGTGCTGGCTTTCACGGCTCTCGTGACGCTGTTGACGGGCGTGATTTTCGGGCTGATTCCTGCCTGGCAAGCCACTCGACCGAATTTGAACGAAACGCTCAAAGATGCCGGACGCGGTTCAACCGAAGGCGGACGGCAGTTTGTGCGCAACGGGCTAGTTGTGCTGGAAGTCGCGGCGGCGCTGGTGTTGTTGGTGGGCGCGGGATTGATGATCAAAAGCTTCTGGCGCTTGCAACAAGTTGATCCCGGCTTTAATCCTGACAAGGCAATGATCGCGACGGTGTCGCTGCCGAAGCGTAAATATCCGGAAGAACCGCAGCAGGTCGCCTTCTTCCAACAACTGCTCGAAAAAGTCAGCACGTTGCCAGGTGTGCAATCGGCGGGTGCGATCACGGTAATGCCGCTCAGCGACGATGATTTCGTGTTGGGGTTTGATATAGGGGGGCGGCCTCCGCTGCCGCCGGGCGCTGGCCAAAGCACGAACTATTATTCAGTGAGCGCCGACTATTTCAAAACGATGGGCATTCCATTGCGGCGGGGCCGCCTGTTCACTGAACGCGATACCAAAGACGCGCCGCACGTCGCGCTGATCAACGAAACGATGGCACAGCGCATCTTTCCGAATGAAGACCCGCTGGGGAAACGCATCAATTTCAAAGGCGGGGATAAACCCGACTGGTATGAAATTGTCGGCATCGTCGGCGATGTGAAGCATTACGGGTTGGCCCAGCAAACGACCCTGCAAACTTACGAACCTTACACGCAACAAACCTTTTCCACTATGACGCTGGTGGCACGCACGACAGGCGATCCGTTGGCGTTGAGTGCGGCCATTCGCAATGCCGTTTTGAGTCTGGATAAAGAGCAACCGGTTTCCAGCCTCAGGACGCTGGATCAATTGGTCTCGACTTCTATTGAACAACAGCAGTTTTCGATGCTCTTGCTCGGCGTGTTTGCCGCCGTGGCGATGCTGTTGGCGGCGGTCGGCATTTACGGCGTGCTGAGTTATGCGGTCACACAGCGGACGCATGAAATCGGCATCCGCATGGCGTTGGGCGCAGGGCAACGCGAGGTGTTGCGGCTGGTCGTCGGGCAGGGCATGCGCCTGACGCTGCTGGGCGTAGCGACGGGTCTAGTGGCGGCGTTCGCGCTCACGCGCCTGATGGCCGCTTTGTTGTTTAGCGTCAGTGCGACCGATCCGCTGACCTTTGCGGCCATCGCGGTTTTACTGCTGTTGGTCGCGTTCGTCGCTTGCTGGATTCCCGCGCGCCGCGCCACACAGGTTGATCCGTTGATTGCGTTGCGGGCGGAGTGA
- a CDS encoding ABC transporter permease, which produces MALPDWKHIVRSHLAPLRLPPVREWEIAEELAQHLEAVYEAALLAGATESEAQAQALRMIGAGQLLECELSRAEQPVAVRSLRPSLEKIERRGGIRMETLLQDLRFGVRMLRARPGFTLIAVLTLALGIGANTALFSLLDKLLLQSLPVHDPDALVQFKAESVNPQLTFQEFAWADFLDYRARNAVFTDLTAFRPAKLNLGAGDQMERVRAELVAENYFALLGVQPVLGRTFTPEDNRAPGAHPLALLSYGLWQSRFGGATNVIGQTVPLNEQPYTIIGVMPARFRGVMIDAPTDIWVPAMMVAQVEQKKATNEWLTNHDWTMWQLLGRLKPDVAQGAAQQAMDTLARQVRDAWMPESDRHQPFSEKRIQLEDITEGISSLRGEQGMSLLFLFGIVGVILLIACANLAGLLMARAATRRKEIAVRLALGAGRFRLVRQLLTESLLLAGVGGLLGLFIAPWLLKLLMSFQPRAEVQLDLTLNTRVALYTFGLSLLTGVLFGLWPAWQASYPDLIPALKDEGSMRADGRNFVWSRRVLLVTQIALSVIVLISAGLFVRTLRGYLAIDPGFHVQNVLAADIALPEGKYDDARAKQFFQQLSERLRALPGVQRVAAANYTPLGGMVGLTAVVVEGQPADPNNMPMVDLNIVSAGYHELLGIQLEQGRSFTDTDRKGQPDIVTINAAFANKFFPNQNPIGRRISYGVGKPWLTIIGVTRDIKTMSLDGEARPQIESPIAQLEGAMTSQRVLLRTNADPAALLPQVRRAVHALDAGLALFKATTLEGDLRAQLSSQRMAATLTSVFGLVALLLTAIGLYGVVAYAVNQRTREIGIRMALGAQARDVLRLVLREGAWLIVTGLFIGLAAAYGVARLIEANLYGIRPYDPLTFIAIALLLTAVALVACWIPARRATTVDPLTALRHE; this is translated from the coding sequence ATGGCGCTGCCGGATTGGAAACACATCGTGCGGTCACACCTCGCCCCACTGCGTTTGCCGCCAGTACGTGAGTGGGAAATTGCGGAAGAGTTGGCGCAGCACCTCGAAGCTGTTTACGAAGCGGCCTTGCTGGCGGGCGCGACAGAATCAGAGGCGCAGGCGCAAGCGTTGCGCATGATCGGCGCTGGTCAGTTGCTCGAATGTGAGCTGAGCCGTGCGGAACAACCAGTGGCGGTACGGTCGTTGCGGCCGTCGCTGGAAAAGATCGAACGAAGAGGGGGAATTCGTATGGAAACGCTCTTGCAAGACCTGCGGTTTGGCGTGCGGATGTTACGAGCACGACCGGGTTTCACCTTGATTGCCGTGTTGACGCTGGCGCTGGGCATTGGCGCGAATACGGCGTTGTTCAGCCTGCTTGACAAATTGCTGCTGCAATCTTTGCCTGTCCACGACCCGGATGCGCTGGTGCAATTCAAGGCCGAAAGCGTTAATCCCCAACTTACGTTTCAGGAATTCGCGTGGGCCGACTTTCTCGATTATCGCGCGCGCAATGCGGTCTTCACGGATCTGACAGCGTTCCGGCCCGCCAAGCTTAACCTTGGGGCGGGCGATCAGATGGAACGCGTGCGCGCGGAACTGGTTGCCGAAAACTACTTCGCGCTGCTGGGGGTTCAGCCAGTGCTAGGGCGCACGTTCACGCCCGAAGACAACCGCGCGCCCGGCGCACATCCGCTGGCGCTGTTGAGTTATGGTCTGTGGCAAAGCCGGTTTGGTGGCGCAACGAATGTCATCGGGCAAACTGTCCCGCTGAATGAACAGCCGTATACGATCATCGGCGTGATGCCCGCGCGCTTTCGTGGCGTAATGATTGATGCGCCGACTGATATTTGGGTTCCGGCGATGATGGTGGCGCAGGTCGAACAGAAAAAGGCTACGAATGAGTGGCTGACCAATCATGATTGGACGATGTGGCAGTTGTTGGGACGCCTGAAGCCCGACGTTGCGCAAGGGGCAGCGCAACAGGCGATGGATACCCTGGCGCGACAGGTACGCGATGCGTGGATGCCGGAAAGCGACCGGCATCAGCCTTTCAGTGAAAAGCGCATCCAACTCGAAGACATCACCGAAGGCATTTCCAGTTTGCGCGGCGAACAGGGCATGTCATTGCTGTTTCTGTTCGGCATCGTCGGTGTGATTCTGCTGATTGCCTGCGCCAATCTCGCAGGACTGTTGATGGCGCGGGCGGCCACGCGACGGAAAGAAATCGCCGTTCGGCTCGCCTTGGGCGCAGGGCGTTTCAGATTAGTGCGGCAGTTGTTGACCGAAAGCTTATTGCTGGCCGGAGTCGGCGGATTGCTGGGGCTTTTCATTGCCCCCTGGTTGCTGAAATTGTTGATGAGCTTTCAACCGCGCGCGGAAGTGCAACTTGATCTCACGCTCAACACACGCGTTGCTCTTTACACCTTCGGCCTGTCGTTATTGACGGGCGTGCTGTTTGGGCTGTGGCCCGCTTGGCAAGCATCGTACCCTGATTTGATCCCCGCGCTCAAAGACGAAGGTTCGATGCGTGCCGATGGGCGCAATTTCGTCTGGTCACGTCGTGTCTTATTAGTCACGCAAATCGCGCTTTCCGTCATTGTGCTGATCTCCGCCGGATTGTTTGTGCGCACGTTGCGCGGCTATCTGGCAATTGATCCTGGCTTTCACGTGCAGAACGTCTTGGCCGCCGACATCGCCTTGCCCGAAGGCAAATACGATGATGCGCGCGCCAAACAATTCTTTCAGCAATTGTCTGAACGCCTGCGCGCCTTGCCCGGCGTGCAACGTGTCGCTGCCGCCAACTACACACCCTTGGGTGGAATGGTTGGCCTGACAGCGGTGGTTGTCGAAGGCCAGCCCGCTGACCCCAACAATATGCCGATGGTGGATTTGAATATCGTCAGCGCAGGCTATCACGAACTGCTGGGCATTCAGCTTGAACAAGGACGCAGCTTCACCGACACGGATCGTAAAGGACAGCCCGACATCGTCACCATCAACGCTGCCTTCGCAAACAAGTTCTTCCCCAACCAAAACCCCATCGGACGCCGTATCAGTTATGGCGTCGGCAAGCCGTGGCTGACAATCATCGGCGTCACCCGCGACATCAAAACCATGTCGCTCGACGGCGAAGCGCGCCCGCAAATCGAATCCCCCATCGCGCAATTGGAGGGGGCAATGACCTCGCAGCGTGTCTTGCTGCGCACCAACGCCGATCCCGCCGCCTTGTTGCCACAGGTGCGCCGCGCAGTGCATGCGCTTGATGCCGGGCTGGCGCTATTCAAGGCCACCACACTCGAAGGTGACTTGCGCGCGCAACTCAGCAGTCAACGCATGGCGGCAACGCTGACCAGTGTCTTTGGTTTAGTCGCCTTGCTACTGACTGCGATTGGGCTGTATGGCGTCGTTGCGTATGCCGTCAATCAACGCACCCGCGAAATCGGTATCCGCATGGCGCTGGGCGCGCAAGCCCGTGATGTGTTGCGGCTGGTTTTGCGCGAAGGCGCGTGGCTGATTGTTACGGGCCTGTTCATCGGCCTGGCTGCTGCTTACGGCGTCGCGCGTTTGATCGAAGCGAATCTCTATGGCATCCGCCCCTACGACCCGCTGACATTCATCGCGATTGCCCTGTTGCTAACTGCCGTAGCGCTCGTCGCCTGCTGGATTCCAGCCCGACGCGCGACCACAGTTGATCCGCTAACAGCATTACGCCACGAATGA
- a CDS encoding PadR family transcriptional regulator: MEAPAMTNLLDKEIKRGSTEMLILALVEDRPRHGYEIAKLIEERSDGVLQFHVASLYPLLYRLEKRGLIQGRWVEKAGERRRRFYKLTPAGKKVLAEQRQTWADFFGALERVAKIKPA; encoded by the coding sequence ATGGAGGCACCCGCTATGACTAATCTATTAGATAAAGAAATCAAACGTGGCAGCACGGAAATGCTGATTCTGGCGCTGGTCGAAGACCGCCCGCGCCACGGTTACGAAATCGCCAAACTCATCGAAGAGCGTTCGGACGGCGTGCTGCAATTCCACGTCGCCTCGCTTTACCCCTTGCTCTATCGCCTGGAAAAGCGCGGCCTGATCCAGGGGCGCTGGGTCGAAAAGGCGGGCGAACGCCGCCGCCGTTTTTACAAACTGACGCCTGCGGGCAAGAAGGTCTTGGCCGAGCAGCGCCAGACCTGGGCCGATTTCTTCGGCGCATTGGAGCGCGTGGCGAAGATCAAACCTGCCTGA
- a CDS encoding ABC transporter permease has protein sequence MPNWNHLVRHHLAPLRLPPTRESEIVEELALHLEAVYEDALADGLPAPEAEARAVQSYDWHSLECELSRAEQSLTTRTFQPSLEFIERRGGIRMESLLQDLRFGARMLFKQPGFTLIAVFTLALGIGACTAIFSVVYTVLLRPLPFAEQKQLVALWKRDTTTNQAFVELAMAEVRDWRLQAQSLSDVAAMPATVYGYGYVLTGRGEAVQLESAKVSGGFFAVLGAQAALGRVLSESDDVLNGPKVVVLSERLWRERFNADANIIGQSITLTEANYTVVGVMPAKFEYPKGVDLWLPFKTVVPARQTESYGMAFLTAVGRLKPGVTLAQAEAELNAIVARIAAAHPELEAAGQRIVITPLAAHLFGDARPALWLLLAATGMLLLIAAANIANLSLARATARRREFAVRAALGAGRLRLVRQLLTESFLLALAGGIGGVALSYWLIKLLVRVAPADIPRIEEVSLNLTVLLFSLVVALLTAILCGVVPALTASRLNLNQTLNEGGTKMAGERSGTRTRSALVIAEVAITVVLLVGATLILRSFVNLSRLDLGFDTAHTLTMQLRLQGAKYGTPEARRDFFRHLIERLEAKPGVEAASAVLIRPMEGPVGWDISFTLEGQSGADAMKNRVPNFEAITPHYFRTIKLPLKAGREFTDFDTEQSQPIAIISETMARTVFGAGVDPLGKQLKLDLRDSPWRTIVGVVGDTRYRALQDARFDLYIPFAQWPMAFVNHFAVRTKLDPQAVLLTVRAEVAALDPTQAITRVATMEELVATHLAQPRFSAVLLNWLSGLALLLAAIGIYGVLAYTVARRTGEFGIRLALGARGVDLLRLVVGQGMRLVLVGLSLGLVVSVALMRLLEKLLFGVRATDPLSLFMAALLLTLVALLACLIPAQRAAKVDPLVALRHE, from the coding sequence ATGCCGAATTGGAATCACCTCGTGCGCCACCATCTTGCGCCGTTGCGCCTGCCGCCCACACGCGAGAGCGAAATCGTTGAAGAATTGGCGCTGCATTTGGAAGCCGTGTACGAAGACGCACTGGCCGACGGGTTACCCGCGCCAGAAGCCGAAGCGCGCGCGGTGCAAAGTTATGACTGGCACTCGCTGGAATGCGAATTGAGTCGCGCTGAACAGTCGTTGACTACGCGGACTTTTCAACCATCGTTGGAATTCATCGAACGACGAGGAGGAATACGAATGGAATCGTTATTACAAGACCTGCGTTTTGGTGCGCGAATGCTATTCAAGCAACCCGGCTTCACGTTGATTGCCGTGTTCACACTCGCGCTCGGCATCGGCGCGTGTACTGCAATTTTCAGCGTCGTGTACACCGTGCTGCTGCGTCCGTTGCCGTTTGCGGAGCAGAAACAATTGGTCGCGTTGTGGAAGCGCGACACGACTACCAATCAGGCGTTTGTCGAACTGGCGATGGCCGAGGTGCGCGACTGGCGGCTACAGGCGCAGAGTCTCTCTGACGTGGCAGCGATGCCTGCGACGGTGTACGGCTACGGGTATGTGCTGACGGGGCGTGGCGAAGCGGTGCAACTGGAAAGCGCGAAAGTGTCGGGCGGTTTCTTTGCCGTGCTGGGCGCGCAGGCGGCGCTGGGGCGCGTCTTGAGCGAAAGCGATGATGTATTGAATGGGCCAAAGGTCGTTGTCCTCAGCGAGAGGCTTTGGCGCGAACGCTTCAATGCGGATGCGAACATCATCGGACAAAGCATCACGCTGACCGAAGCGAATTACACGGTCGTCGGGGTGATGCCCGCGAAGTTTGAATATCCGAAAGGCGTGGATTTGTGGCTGCCCTTCAAAACGGTGGTGCCAGCGCGGCAAACCGAAAGTTATGGCATGGCGTTTCTGACCGCTGTCGGCAGGCTCAAGCCGGGCGTAACACTCGCGCAGGCCGAAGCGGAATTGAATGCCATCGTCGCACGCATTGCGGCAGCACATCCCGAACTGGAAGCCGCTGGGCAGCGCATCGTCATCACGCCGCTTGCCGCGCATCTGTTCGGCGATGCGCGTCCGGCGTTGTGGTTGTTGCTGGCGGCGACGGGAATGCTGTTGCTGATTGCGGCGGCGAACATTGCCAATTTGTCGTTGGCACGCGCGACGGCCCGACGGCGCGAATTCGCCGTGCGCGCGGCGTTGGGTGCAGGGCGATTACGATTGGTGCGGCAGTTGTTGACCGAAAGTTTTCTGCTTGCGTTGGCGGGCGGCATTGGCGGCGTAGCGTTGTCGTACTGGCTCATCAAACTGCTGGTGCGCGTCGCTCCCGCCGACATTCCGCGCATCGAAGAAGTCTCGCTCAATCTCACCGTATTGCTCTTCAGTCTGGTTGTCGCGTTGTTGACGGCGATCTTATGTGGAGTGGTTCCTGCGTTGACTGCCTCACGCCTCAACCTGAATCAAACGCTCAACGAAGGCGGCACGAAGATGGCGGGCGAGCGTTCCGGCACGCGCACACGCAGCGCGCTGGTCATCGCCGAAGTCGCCATCACTGTAGTTTTATTGGTCGGCGCGACGCTCATCCTGCGCAGCTTCGTCAATCTCAGCCGCCTTGATCTCGGCTTTGACACCGCGCATACGTTGACGATGCAGTTGCGTTTGCAGGGCGCGAAATACGGCACGCCGGAAGCGCGGCGCGATTTCTTCCGGCACTTGATCGAACGCCTCGAAGCGAAGCCCGGCGTTGAAGCCGCGAGCGCCGTGTTGATTCGTCCGATGGAAGGCCCGGTTGGTTGGGATATATCATTCACATTGGAAGGGCAGTCGGGAGCCGACGCAATGAAAAACCGTGTGCCGAATTTTGAAGCCATCACGCCGCATTACTTCCGCACGATCAAGCTGCCGCTCAAAGCCGGGCGCGAGTTTACCGACTTCGACACCGAGCAATCGCAACCCATTGCCATCATCAGCGAGACGATGGCGCGAACAGTATTCGGCGCGGGCGTTGATCCGCTGGGCAAACAACTCAAGCTGGATTTGCGCGATTCGCCGTGGCGCACGATTGTCGGTGTGGTCGGTGATACGCGCTACCGCGCTTTGCAGGACGCGCGCTTTGATTTGTACATCCCGTTCGCGCAATGGCCGATGGCCTTCGTCAATCACTTCGCGGTGCGCACGAAGCTTGATCCGCAGGCGGTGTTGCTAACGGTGCGCGCTGAAGTCGCGGCGCTTGATCCCACGCAAGCCATCACGCGCGTCGCTACGATGGAGGAACTGGTCGCGACGCATCTGGCGCAGCCGCGTTTCAGCGCCGTGTTGTTGAATTGGCTGTCGGGCTTGGCGCTGCTGTTGGCGGCCATCGGGATTTATGGCGTGCTGGCCTATACGGTTGCACGGCGCACCGGAGAGTTCGGCATCCGTCTGGCGCTGGGCGCGCGCGGTGTTGATCTGTTGCGCTTGGTGGTCGGGCAGGGAATGCGCCTGGTGCTGGTTGGGTTGTCGTTGGGATTGGTTGTGTCGGTGGCCTTGATGCGGTTGTTAGAAAAGCTGTTGTTCGGCGTGCGCGCGACCGATCCGCTGAGCTTGTTTATGGCCGCGTTGTTGCTGACGCTGGTCGCCTTGCTGGCGTGTTTGATTCCGGCACAGCGCGCGGCAAAGGTTGACCCTCTAGTCGCTTTACGGCATGAATAA